A region of the Canis aureus isolate CA01 chromosome 5, VMU_Caureus_v.1.0, whole genome shotgun sequence genome:
GGTCTGGGAGGCCCGCCTGGCGAGCTCGGGCGTCGGGCCGCCGGTCGGGCCGCGGGACCCCTCCCCCAAGGCCGAGCAGGTGGGTCGGAGCCGGGCGCCCTCCCGGGTCCGCCGCGCGTGCGGGCAGGGCCCCTGGAGAGCCACTCCGCGCGCCCGGCTgtccgccccggcccggccgcgggGTCCCCGGCAGGGGGCGGCCTCGCTCCGCGCCGCCCGCTCctcccgcagccgccgccgccccggccgccgctcctcccccggccccgcctccccggcccccgcgccgcccgcccgtcCGCCGGTCTCTGCAAGGCCGTCGGTCCGTCCGCCCGCCCTCCCGGCGCTCCTCCGCCCTGGCCCCGCTAGCCCGGCCGCGCACGTCGCCTCCTCGGTTCCGGCCGCCGCTAGCCCgtgccccgcccccgggccggcCGCCGCCGCTACTCGAGGCCGGGGATTGGCAGTGCGCGtaggccgcgccgccgccgccggagccgGAATAAAGGGGCGGCCGAGAACGCAGCCGGTCGCACTCGCCCCGCGCCTGACCCCGCGGGCGGCCTGGAGCAGGTGAGCGGCGGGGCGCCCCGGGCTGCGGCGGGGGCCCACTCCCGCGCCCGCCGCACCCGTTCCCCAGCCGGCCCGCCagcctccaccaccacctcccccgcTCCGGCCCGACCCGGCGGCCTCCTGAGCTCTGGGGCGGCCCAGGCCAGCCTGGGCGGGTCGCGACTAGCCGGGCCCAGCTGCGGCCCTGGGGCCTTCGTCGGCCCAGTCGCCCGCGGGGCCGGCCCGAGCGCCGGAGAGGCCCGGCCACCACCGCGGAGGGCTGACAGCAGCAGGCAGCCCCGCTGGGCCGCTGGCAGTGCCTGCGGGAGGGGATCGCCTTTCATTCGGTTTCCccggggaggaggcagggctggcgTGGGGCGCAGGTGGGGGCCTCCCTTTGCCTCCCTTACCCTAGTCTCTCATTGCGGAATGGTCAGAGAGGTCTCCGGGCCGCACCTTCCtggagagggcaggggtgggcGGCCGAGCTGGGCACGCAGGGTCTAGGACCCTGGTTCTGGTCTTGCAGCCATTCATGCCGCGGGGGGGGAAAAGCACCTGGGTTGGCGCACCGGGACCTAGACTGTGCTCAAAGGagcccctcttccttctttcctggggAGGCTTCCTACCTGCTTGCTCAAGCAACCTGCTGCATCTGCCCCCGGCAGCGGcgcctttcctcctttccttcctggagGATGCTGTGGATGACAGTTATTTACCCGAGTCTTCGGTTTCTGTGGCAGAACAGTTAGAGGCACGGCTGGCCTGTGAAGGCATCCCCTTTCCCCCCCCTCTTTCCCTCAGGAGAAAACTTAGAAACTTTTCAGTGTTTGAGGCAGAGGAGCTGGAAACCTGAAAGTGGGTTGCATGTAATTCTAAAAGTTCCTCCCTCTCGCTGTCATTACCTTATGCTGCCACAAAGTGGTGAGTTAGAGATCTGCCTGGGCTGGGTGTTCTTTACCTTCCATCGATTACCCAAAATGTTTTAGAGTTTTGGAGCAAGGGAACAAGGTCATCTCTGGAAAGGCTGTCTTTTCCAGGTTGTCCTGGGAGCAGGAGAAATGCTCTGTGGTTAGCATGCTACTTGCCACATTGCTGAGGCAAACTCCTAATTGCCTACTTTTCCCTGCAGGGAATCTTCCTTGGCACGGTCAGATTCAGAAGATTTAGGAGTTTTGGCTGCTCTGGGAGTTAACGAGAGTGGGGATGTTCTGCTGTGGAGACCTCCAGCCTGGGTGGGTCTCTGGACCTATCATCCAACCCCCATCATACATTGGCTTGGGTCTCTGCAAGGCCATCCTAACTATTGTGTGGAGTGAGAAACAGGCACATAATCAGGATAGAGGGCCTGGGGATAGTTGAGAGGGATGTCGGTCACCCTTCACAAAGTAAGTTTTTTGAGATAGTCCTCATTTCCTGtagttgttttaaatatttgctgcCTGAGGCCTTTTGCTATTTGGGCCCTCAGGTCTGGGAGGCCTGATTCTCTGGCCCAGCAGGCTCTTACCCTGAGCAGCAATGTGCTGGGTTGAGATTCAGGCAGCCAGGGGAGAGGAGCTGGAAGGCCTTGGGGAATCCTCCACCAATGCCTCTCTGCTTTTATCTAATAACGTATTGGGCTTCcaagtaagaattttatttgcaaaaaagtCATGCTGCTGAAATTGGTTTGGACGCCATggccctctttcttcctttggagCATGAGCTGAATTTATGACTTCTTCGTATTATGGGCAGACCATCGCAGACCCTTATCTGTGAGATAGTTGACTAAAGAGAGCTGGCGGTAGGCTGGGAAGCTGGGAGGCTCCCTGAGCCACCAGCAGActtctttgcttctttgctttgAGGAGAGCTGGTCTTCCAGCCCTGAACCCCCCTCACTTCCCTGATGTGGCAGTGGTGTGGGCCAAATGGAGAGGCCCAGGGACCAGCTGCATATCCCTGCCTCAAGctcatgatttttctcttctttccagaaCCAATCATCCCGGAAGGCAGAGCCCGTCTGGCATTGCTGGCACCTTGCCTTGGAGAGCTCTCCCATCCTGTAGGCAGAGCCTCGTAGTCTGTGTTGGTTAATGACTTGGGCCGTCTGACCCGTCACTCTTCTGTGCCTTGTCTGAGGTTCTGGTCCATACCTGATCCTGGGCAGCTTCTCTGTGGGTTGGCTCACCTTAAGTGGGAAACTGAAGCCATTACTCTCCAAACCCTGTTTCATCTTCCCAAGCATGTCCGAAAGCTGGCAGCAGCCGCCACAGACACAGCCACAGCAGCCACAGCCACCACAGCCTCAGCACCACGCAGAGCCACCTCCGGCCCTGGCTGAGCACACACTGCCCCCAGGCTCAGCGGAGAACCCCCTGGGCTGTGCCGTCTATGGCATCCTCCTGCAGCCAGACCCTGGCCTACAGCCCCCTCAGCATGCGCCCCTGCAGGCAGCAGGTGAGCCAGGCCCCAAGTGCGGTGTGTGTGGTCACGACCTGGCACACCTGTCCAGCCCGCATGAGCACCAGTGCCTGGCGGGCCACGACCGCTCATTTCAGTGCACGCAGTGTCTCAAGATCTTCCATCAGGCTACTGACCTGCTGGAACACCAGTGTGTGCAGGCGGAACAGAAGCCTTTTGTCTGTGGTGTCTGCAAGATGGGCTTCTCGCTGCTCACCTCGCTGGCGCAGCACCATAGTGCGCACAGCGGCACGAGTGGCCTCGTGAAGTGTTCCATCTGTGAGAAGACCTACAAGCCGGCTGAGGCGGCTGAGCCAGCCGCCACTGctgccacctccctgcccccggcgcccccgccggCTGCCGTTGCTTCTGCCACCGAGCAGGCCGACAAGCCCTACAGCTGCCCCATCTGCCAGAAGCCCTTCAAGCACCTGTCGGAGCTATCGCGGCATGAGCGGATCCACACTGGGGAGAAACCGTACAAGTGCACATTGTGCGACAAGAGCTTCAGCCAGTCGTCGCACCTGGTGCACCACAAGCGCACGCACAGCTCCGAGCGGCCCTACAAGTGTGCGGTCTGCGAGAAGACCTTCAAGCACCGCTCTCACCTGGTGCGCCACATGTACGCACACTCGGGTGAGCACCACCTGTTCCGCTGCAATGTGTGCGAGCTGCACTTTAAGGAGTCCTCGGAGCTGCTGCAGCACCCCTGCACGCCAAGCGGGGAGCGGCCCTTCCGCTGTGGCGAGTGCCAAAAGGCCTTCAAGCGGCCATCGGACCTGCGGCAGCACGAGCGCACACACAGTGCCGAGCGGCCCTTCAAGTGCGACCTGTGCCCCATGGGCTTCAAGCAGCAGTACGCGCTCATGCGGCACCGGCGCACACACAAGACGGAGGAGCCCTTTAAGTGCGGCCTGTGCGAGAAAGGCTTCGGGCAGCCTAGCCACCTGCTCTACCACCAGCACGTGCACACCCTCGAGACGCTCTTCAAGTGCCCTGTGTGCCACAAGGGCTTCGACCAGTCGGCTGAGCTGCTTCGGCACAAGTGCCTGCCAGGCGCGGCTGAGCGGCCCTTCAAGTGCCCCGTGTGCAACAAGGCCTATAAGCGGGCGTCGGCCCTGCAGAAGCACCAGCTGGCACACTGCTCGGCGGCCGAGAAGCCCCTGCGCTGCACCCTGTGCGAGCGCCGCTTCTTCTCGTCCTCAGAGTTCGTGCAGCACCGCTGCGACCCGGCGCGCGAGAAGCCGCTCAAGTGCCCGGACTGCGAGAAGCGCTTCAAGTATGCGTCCGACCTGCAGCGGCACCGGCGCGTGCACACGGGCGAGAAGCCCTACAAGTGCCCCAATTGCGACAAGGCCTTTAAGCAGCGGGAGCACCTCAACAAGCATCAGGGTGTGCACGCCCGGGAGCAGCAATTCAAGTGCGTGTGGTGCGGCGAGCGCTTCCTGGACGTGGCCCTGCTGCAGGAGCATAGCGCCCAGCACAGTGCGGCGGCAGCCGCTGCAGAGGGCGCCTACCAGGtggctgcctgcctgccctgAGGGTGGCCCTGAGTGCGCCAGCGCTAGGCTCCCCCACCACGGTCCCCGCTCCCGGGTCCACCCATTGAaccctcccccttcttcccacCCCTGTCCTCCCCGGCTCGGTGGTCTGAGGCCCTGGGCCTGAAGACAGTGGGCGTTGGGCTGGGCAGTTGCAGGGTGTGGGTGCCTGGCATTCCTGGTTTTGGGCGGGAGGTGGTGGTTGGGTAGCCAGATTGCTGTGGCTGAACCTGATCCCAAAAACCTCTTTCCCTTTATGGGATTCCTTTTCTTGAGAGCCATCAGCCTCCCTTGTCTCTGGGGGCAGGAAACCAGGCTGGAAGTCAAGTGGCCTCTCTTTACCCCACGGAGGAATGGGTGCTGGTCCAAACTTCCCAAACTCTTTAGCCTAACTAGGAACCAGATAGGTTAGGAAAGAAGACCATGGTCTGGGACAAGGGCTGGGTCCTATAGGTAGGCTGGATATAGGGCATCCTACTTCAGGTTGCCATTTGATGAAGGCCAGCTTTGTGATGCAGTCCTGGGGACCACGAGGGCGGACGGTGAGCTGCAGGCCTCTCTGCTCCAGCTAGGGGCAATGTGGCCTCCCGGGTTCCCACAGTGAGACATACAGGAGAGCTGCACAGCTGTGAGCTGGGGCTGCTTGGAGAGAATCGGCCCAGCCagaagggaggaggcagagaaattCTCCCGTGACACACTCAGCCAGGGACAGTGCCATCCACAGGGAAAGGACGAAAGGCAGCTTTTGTAACATTGCTGTTCAGAAAGCACCCCTCCTACCTTTGCAGCATGGTTCCAAGCTCTGGGGAATGTGTTCTCAGCCAGACAGAACCACTGTAGAAGAGATTGTTAGATGTTAGACCACCTTGGTGCCTGGGAGGAAGCAGGGCCAAGCCCACAATCTTACCAGTGGATGCACACAAGTGTCTTCCCCCTTGAATGTGTGAACCAAAGTGTCCAGGCCTGGCCTCAAAAGCTTGCCCAGCTCTATTTCTGGGCCAAGACCAGGCCTGGGCACCCAGGGTGGGGAGGTGAATGAAAGGACTCTGAACCACAGTACTCTCCCTAGACCATGGTCTGGCTGCTGGCCTGGACCCCAGGGGTCTTGCACTGCCAAGATGCCCTGGATGACATCCAGTGACTTCCAAGGCTGGAGATTCTCTCTGGGGTCCTTCTGGGGTCCTTCTAGGTCTCTGCCTGCCCACTGGGACTCATGGAGTTGAGAGTGTCTGGGGCGATAGGGAGCAGGCCAGGGAAGAGGGCTGTGAAGGAAATCCATAGGTGCCTGGAGTTGAGGGAACTCGACTggccagtggggggggggggggcatccctTGGGAAGCCCAGAGGacctttattattaaaatgattcTTTTGAACCCAGCtgtggccctgccctgctctcttCCAGCCCTCCTTGGGCGTGGGTCTTGAAAGAAGACTTCAATCAGTGCTCGCACCAAGGGCCCGGAGGAGCAACGAGGCCTGCCTTGTCTCGCTCTCGCCTTGAGAAGGCTGAACAGCCCACATCCGCCTCCTCTATGGGACTGGACTCCCTTCCTGTGCCTGCAGAGAGGGGCTGGGCCTTCCCCTTGGTGCTGGCTCTCAGTTCACAATGCCTCAAAAGACACGGAACCCAGGCCGACAACAGGCCCCAACTGctaatttttccctttccttttgctttctaaAAGCAGTTGTTATACTGTTCATAACATTGTATAGTTTAATTTCATGTCATTTTGGAtcttatataaaaatgtgaaaattttgatttttaaaaagaatgactcCATTTTAGATAGCCCCTTTTGATGTTAATATATAGTGAGTCCAATGTATGCTTTAGAAGTAAAGACATTGACCATCACAGACCAAAGCACTGCTTGTTCTGGTCATTCTTCCACTGGGGAATGATGGggcatggagaaagagagaagtgcaGGCTAGGGTGGCAGGCTTGGGATTGGGACATAaggctgggtttgaatcctgagtTTCGAATGTTCTGGTCATATTGCTTTGGGTAAGTCACTCAACCTCTTGGGATTCAGTTGCCTCAATTGCCTTGCTTGGTTGCTGTGAGAATTGATGGCATCATGTTTGGAGTTCCCGGTGGGGAAGCTGTGAAGGCGCTGACAGTACTCAGGGCCTTAGGGAATAGGCCAGCAGCCTCTTGACCTGCTAGGGGTCTAACTGCAGCCCATGCAGGGGGAGCCGGGCTGGGAGGGACAGGCAGCTTGTGGTCAGAAGTCGGGAACCTGGCCTGGTAAGTGTGAGCACTTGCTCTGCCCCGGTGGGAAGCCAGGGCTTGCCTGGAGCAACAGTGGCCTCAGCCAGATGCCCTGCCCCACGGGGTTGCCTGCCCTCGCCCCACTTGTACTCATGCTGTCACATGGCCATTCCATCTGTGGGTCCAGCCAACCGCCTCCCTTCTTGGCCTTCCAACCCACCTTTCTTCTGTTCTGCCCTAGTCCCCCAGTGGGTGAACTGTGACTCATTTCTCAAAGGCGGagatgtggagagagggagaaacagtctccccaGGTCAGGACATCTGAGAGCCAGGGGAGGGTGCTTAGGAGGGTGGTCAACACCCTGGCCTGGAGGTGAGGGGTGATGAGAGTAGAAAGTCAAGAGGACAAGAAGCTGCCCATGCCACAGGGAGCTCAAAATTAGGTGCAGACGGATAGTGGAAAGGGTAAGGGGGACCCTAGATGTGACCTGGACCCCACAGtccccttcttccctctgtgtgaGCTCATGGGAGGACTTCCCTTGAGGATCTGTGTGTGGGTCCTTCCTACAGGCATCCACTTGTCAgccaggcttctttttttttttaatattttaatatatttattcatgagacgcagaggcagagagacacaagcagaaggagaagcaggctccccacagggagcctcatgcaggacttgatcccaggacccggggatcatgttctgagccaaaggcagatgtttaaccactgaaccacccaggtgtcctgtagGCCAGGCTTCAATCCTGCCCTCTTTTCTAACTGAGTGACCTCAAGCAAGACCCACCTACCTTGCAGAGACTTCTGGAAAGCACTGGCATGTGTTTGGTACTCTAGGGCTTCAGGTTCCTTTCCTGAATGGACAATGGTCTAAGTGTgcctggggcaggaggagcccAGGCCGGGCATGGCTGAGCTCACATGGAGCCTGCAATGACTTTCTCTTGCTCTGTGCCCATCCTCACCTCTGCCTGCAAAGCAGTGGGGCTCCTACAGCCCCCACTTGGCCCTCAGGCTCTGGCCTCCAGCCTGCACTAAAACCAGGGCAGTGAATGGAGCCTGAGAGCCTGGAGGTTCAGGTTCAAGTCCTAGTCATTTGATAAAAAGTGACCCCAGGCACTCTGGGGTCTTGAGGCCTCAGTTCCCCATCTGAAGCAGAGGTCTTGACCCTGATCTCTAACGGTTCTTAGAGACCTGACACTCAGATTCTGGGAGGGTGACAGGATCAACCCttgtctcctcttcctctcccagcccctcctggcctccagCCTGTAGTCTTCCTGTCTCAGTCTGGCTTCAGTTGTGATAGAAGGAGCACAGACTGGCATAAGCAGCTGTTGCCTGCAGCTGACTGCACCTCCCACCAGTCTGCCTGGGAGCCCCGCCATCTCCTGAGTCCCATAGCCGATGTGAGCCTACCCCTTGTAGAGCCTAGCATTTTCACGAGGGGACTTCAGACGTTGTGATGAGGGGTGTAGACTAGTATTACCTCCTTTAGTCTGGGGAATTGTTCCCTTTGCTCCAACCACTGACAAGATAGGAAGAAGGCAGTACCTTGGGGTGAGAGGTGACATCTGGATGACAACCAGAgctgggaggagcaggaggaagaggctgACATAAGCCTCCCAGTTTGGAGTTAGTAACTGGGGAGCGTGAGGGCATAGTGAAATGGCCTGTGTGAAGGGTTTGGCAGGTAGTGGCCACTCGGGAGAGCAGAACTATCAGAGGTTGAAAGTGGGAGGGAGCCGGCCTAACTCTTCCCTCTGACAGTCAgggctctccccaccccaccctgacaCCCTATGCATAAGACCTTTCCCATCCACCAGCTGGTCAGAGCCTCATACCATCTCCAGGAGACGGGCAGGGCAGACCTGAGTATTCCCTTCCGGCTGACCCTTTAgaagccctggggctgcccaaagcCACGTAGTTGGTGACAAAAGATGCCTGCAATTTCGGGGGCTGGCCCGGTGGGAACAGACAGAGGGAAACGGGACAGCCCTTGGGTCTGAACCTCACAGGCCTCCAGCTCCGGCCGCTGAAGTCTGGGGCTCTGGTTCCACCCCACTCTTTGCGGGTCGGGAAGCTGGGCACAAGGGCTGGGACCCGTGCCGGCACGCGGTCTGGCATAGGGAGCAAGAGCGCACTTCACCGGCTGGCAGAGGGGGCGGCCAGCCCTCTGGTGGGCCCTGGATTCCTTGAGGGATTAAAGCAGCCGTGCTCTGTCTCCCATCTGTGCAGAGGCAGCTTTGTAAAGAGCCTAGACCTCCTCCTTAGACGCCTTTGGGA
Encoded here:
- the ZNF319 gene encoding zinc finger protein 319, with product MSESWQQPPQTQPQQPQPPQPQHHAEPPPALAEHTLPPGSAENPLGCAVYGILLQPDPGLQPPQHAPLQAAGEPGPKCGVCGHDLAHLSSPHEHQCLAGHDRSFQCTQCLKIFHQATDLLEHQCVQAEQKPFVCGVCKMGFSLLTSLAQHHSAHSGTSGLVKCSICEKTYKPAEAAEPAATAATSLPPAPPPAAVASATEQADKPYSCPICQKPFKHLSELSRHERIHTGEKPYKCTLCDKSFSQSSHLVHHKRTHSSERPYKCAVCEKTFKHRSHLVRHMYAHSGEHHLFRCNVCELHFKESSELLQHPCTPSGERPFRCGECQKAFKRPSDLRQHERTHSAERPFKCDLCPMGFKQQYALMRHRRTHKTEEPFKCGLCEKGFGQPSHLLYHQHVHTLETLFKCPVCHKGFDQSAELLRHKCLPGAAERPFKCPVCNKAYKRASALQKHQLAHCSAAEKPLRCTLCERRFFSSSEFVQHRCDPAREKPLKCPDCEKRFKYASDLQRHRRVHTGEKPYKCPNCDKAFKQREHLNKHQGVHAREQQFKCVWCGERFLDVALLQEHSAQHSAAAAAAEGAYQVAACLP